Proteins encoded in a region of the Ralstonia pseudosolanacearum genome:
- a CDS encoding DEAD/DEAH box helicase: protein MSFSELGLSDKLVRAVAELGYAEPTPIQRQAIPAILKGGDLLAGAQTGTGKTAGFTLPLLHRLSAVQPNKVQTPNGMRYPIRALVLTPTRELAAQVEESVRAYGKYLPLKSMVMFGGVGINPQIDALKRGVDIVVATPGRLLDHVGQRTIDLSHIELLVLDEADRMLDMGFIHDIRKILNILPPKRQNLLFSATFSDDIRALADRLLDQPALIEVARRNTTAETVEQRIYPVDRERKRELLAKLVSDNDWHQVLVFTRTKHGANRLAEQLTRDGIPALAIHGNKSQSARTRALSEFKAGTLRVLVATDIAARGIDIDQLPHVVNFDLPNVPEDYVHRIGRTGRAGAQGEAISLVCVDEHGLLRDIERLIKRELPRTVLQGFEPDPTIAPEPIPNGRNSARAPRQGGGGRGQQPRQAAGNAAPREPRAPREPRRESGASGQGQGQGQGQGQGQGQGQGQGQGQGQGQGRNGGGRQRQAQGQRDGQAAPKPRGGQGSGNGNSNGQSHARGQRQGNGQGNGQGGQRRASSTQAAQPAKKVAQPAPKQPFNGLFAKAAALLGGRKA from the coding sequence ATGTCGTTTTCCGAACTCGGCTTGTCAGACAAGCTGGTACGTGCCGTTGCCGAACTCGGCTACGCAGAACCCACCCCGATTCAACGCCAGGCCATCCCCGCGATTCTCAAGGGCGGTGACCTGCTCGCCGGTGCACAGACCGGCACCGGCAAGACCGCCGGCTTCACATTGCCGCTGCTGCATCGCCTGTCCGCCGTGCAGCCCAACAAGGTGCAGACGCCCAACGGCATGCGCTATCCCATTCGTGCGCTGGTGCTCACACCCACGCGCGAGCTCGCCGCGCAGGTCGAAGAGAGCGTGCGCGCCTACGGCAAGTATCTGCCGCTGAAGTCGATGGTGATGTTCGGCGGCGTCGGCATCAATCCGCAGATCGATGCGCTCAAGCGCGGCGTCGACATCGTCGTGGCCACGCCGGGCCGTCTGCTGGACCACGTCGGCCAGCGCACCATCGATCTCTCGCACATCGAACTGCTGGTGCTGGACGAAGCCGACCGCATGCTGGACATGGGCTTCATCCACGACATCCGCAAGATTCTCAACATCCTGCCGCCCAAGCGCCAGAACCTGCTGTTCTCGGCGACGTTCTCGGACGACATCCGCGCGCTGGCCGACCGTCTGCTGGATCAGCCCGCTCTGATCGAAGTCGCGCGCCGCAACACCACCGCCGAGACGGTCGAACAGCGCATCTACCCGGTCGACCGCGAACGCAAGCGCGAACTGCTCGCCAAGCTCGTGAGCGACAACGACTGGCACCAGGTGCTGGTCTTCACGCGCACCAAGCACGGCGCCAACCGCCTGGCCGAGCAGCTCACGCGCGACGGCATCCCGGCGCTGGCCATCCACGGCAACAAGAGCCAGTCGGCGCGCACGCGGGCGCTGTCGGAGTTCAAGGCCGGGACGCTGCGTGTGCTGGTCGCCACCGACATCGCCGCGCGCGGCATCGATATCGACCAGCTGCCGCACGTGGTCAACTTCGACCTGCCCAACGTGCCGGAAGACTATGTGCACCGCATCGGCCGCACCGGCCGCGCGGGCGCGCAGGGCGAGGCGATCTCGCTGGTGTGCGTGGACGAGCATGGCCTGCTGCGCGACATCGAGCGCCTGATCAAGCGCGAGCTGCCGCGCACCGTCCTGCAGGGCTTCGAGCCGGACCCGACCATCGCGCCGGAGCCGATTCCGAACGGCCGCAACAGCGCCCGTGCGCCGCGCCAGGGCGGCGGCGGCCGTGGCCAGCAACCGCGCCAGGCCGCGGGCAACGCCGCGCCGCGCGAGCCCCGTGCACCGCGCGAGCCGCGCCGCGAGTCGGGCGCCAGCGGTCAGGGTCAAGGGCAAGGCCAGGGTCAGGGTCAGGGTCAGGGTCAGGGTCAGGGTCAGGGTCAGGGTCAGGGTCAGGGTCAAGGCCGCAATGGCGGCGGTCGCCAGCGCCAGGCACAAGGCCAGCGCGATGGCCAGGCCGCGCCGAAGCCGCGCGGCGGTCAGGGCAGCGGTAACGGCAACAGCAACGGCCAATCGCATGCGCGCGGCCAGCGCCAGGGCAACGGCCAAGGCAACGGGCAGGGCGGCCAGCGCCGTGCGTCCAGCACGCAAGCCGCGCAGCCGGCCAAGAAGGTGGCGCAGCCCGCACCCAAACAGCCGTTCAACGGCCTGTTTGCCAAGGCAGCGGCGCTGCTCGGCGGTCGCAAGGCCTGA
- a CDS encoding IS5 family transposase (programmed frameshift): protein MRKKTYPSDMSRERFEPIRPLLEQARKRTKPRTVDLYEVWCAVLYLLRTGCQWRALPSDFPKWRTVHSYFAKWSEPDEQGVSLLERALKNQVGAARARQGRNACTTFLIVDAQSVKNTDTAAHKGYDAGKKVSGIKRHIAVDTQGLPHAVAVTTAEVTDRKGALQALKRCKPGLSRVQSLLADNGYVGEPFAQGVRDALSEEVTVQIAKRSELHTFKVIPQRWVVERSFAWLEKNRRLWKNCERKLNTSLQFVHLAFLALLLRSCPSGAPVPEG, encoded by the exons ATGCGCAAGAAGACCTACCCAAGTGACATGAGCCGGGAGCGGTTCGAGCCGATTCGCCCGCTGCTGGAACAGGCCCGCAAGAGAACCAAGCCGAGAACGGTGGACCTGTACGAGGTGTGGTGCGCAGTGCTGTACCTGCTGCGCACAGGCTGCCAATGGCGTGCGTTGCCCAGCGACTTCCCCAAATGGCGCACAGTGCATTCGTACTTCGCCAAATGGAGCGAGCCCGACGAGCAAGGCGTGAGCCTGCTGGAGCGGGCGCTC AAAAATCAGGTTGGCGCGGCCCGCGCCAGACAGGGGCGCAACGCCTGCACGACGTTCTTGATCGTGGACGCGCAGAGCGTGAAGAACACGGACACGGCGGCGCACAAGGGCTATGACGCGGGCAAGAAGGTTTCGGGCATCAAACGCCATATCGCAGTGGACACGCAGGGTCTGCCGCATGCCGTGGCGGTGACGACCGCCGAGGTGACAGATCGCAAGGGGGCGCTACAGGCGCTCAAGCGCTGCAAGCCCGGCTTGAGCCGAGTGCAAAGTTTGCTGGCCGACAATGGTTATGTGGGCGAGCCTTTTGCGCAGGGCGTGCGCGACGCCTTGAGCGAAGAGGTGACGGTGCAGATTGCCAAACGTAGCGAACTGCACACCTTCAAGGTGATACCCCAACGCTGGGTTGTGGAGCGCAGCTTTGCGTGGCTGGAGAAGAACCGCAGGCTATGGAAGAACTGCGAACGCAAACTCAACACCAGCCTGCAATTCGTTCATCTAGCCTTCCTGGCCCTGTTGCTCAGGAGTTGTCCATCGGGCGCGCCCGTCCCCGAAGGATGA
- a CDS encoding IS110 family RNA-guided transposase yields MQVLYPRCAGLDVHKDTIVACVRCVSAPLHQEVRSFDSTTSGLLALTDWLALHGCTHVAMEATGVYWKPVWHILEGNFELVLANAHHIRGVPGRKTDVNDAMWIADLLAHGLIRSSFVPPAAIQELRDLTRTRKQLVREIAQHSLRIQKVLEDANLKLGSVLSDILGHSGRAMLKAIVAGEHDPMQLAALAQGNARKKTAELREALRGHITDHHRTMLKLHLDIIAALEHTLAELDAVVGKALAPIRQRARLLTTIPGVSDLTAQVLLAEIGVDMTRFPDAGHLVSWAGLCPRNDESAGKRRSTRVRKSGTWLKTALVTAAWAAVRVKSSYLCAQFLRIKARRGAKKAILAVAASMLTAAYHMLRDGAEYADLGSDYFNRHDVSKTIRRLLKRLADLGCHVDPIAMPSSASE; encoded by the coding sequence ATGCAAGTACTCTATCCCCGCTGCGCCGGACTGGACGTGCACAAGGACACGATCGTGGCCTGTGTACGCTGCGTCTCGGCGCCCCTGCACCAGGAAGTGCGTAGCTTTGACAGCACCACCAGTGGGCTGCTGGCGCTGACCGACTGGCTGGCGCTGCACGGCTGCACCCATGTGGCCATGGAAGCCACTGGGGTGTACTGGAAGCCGGTGTGGCACATTCTTGAGGGCAACTTCGAGTTGGTGCTAGCCAACGCCCACCACATCCGGGGCGTGCCCGGCCGCAAGACCGACGTCAACGACGCGATGTGGATTGCCGATTTGCTGGCCCATGGCTTGATCCGGTCGAGCTTCGTGCCACCGGCGGCCATTCAGGAACTGCGCGATCTCACGCGTACCCGCAAGCAACTCGTGCGCGAGATTGCTCAGCACAGCCTGCGCATCCAGAAAGTGCTCGAAGACGCCAACCTCAAATTGGGCAGCGTGCTCTCGGATATCCTCGGGCACAGCGGCCGCGCCATGCTCAAGGCCATCGTCGCCGGCGAGCACGACCCCATGCAGCTTGCCGCGCTGGCCCAAGGCAACGCGCGCAAGAAGACCGCCGAGTTGCGCGAGGCGTTGCGCGGACACATTACCGACCACCACCGCACGATGCTCAAGCTGCACCTGGACATCATCGCCGCCCTGGAACACACGCTAGCCGAGCTCGATGCCGTGGTGGGAAAAGCGCTGGCGCCGATCCGACAGCGCGCCCGCCTGCTGACCACAATCCCAGGGGTTAGCGACTTGACCGCTCAGGTCCTGTTGGCGGAGATCGGCGTCGACATGACGCGCTTTCCTGATGCAGGCCACCTAGTGTCGTGGGCAGGGCTGTGCCCGCGCAACGACGAGAGCGCCGGCAAGCGGCGCAGCACGCGGGTGCGCAAGAGTGGCACCTGGCTCAAGACTGCCCTGGTGACCGCCGCCTGGGCTGCGGTACGCGTTAAAAGCAGCTATCTGTGTGCCCAGTTCCTGCGCATCAAGGCCCGCCGCGGCGCCAAAAAGGCCATTCTCGCGGTGGCCGCCTCCATGCTCACGGCCGCTTACCACATGCTCCGGGATGGCGCTGAGTACGCCGACCTTGGCTCCGATTACTTCAACCGTCACGACGTCAGCAAGACCATCCGTCGCCTACTCAAACGCCTCGCCGACCTCGGGTGTCATGTGGATCCGATTGCCATGCCATCCAGCGCTTCCGAGTAG
- a CDS encoding IS630 family transposase (programmed frameshift) yields MTKMDEATRKRVRAGRLMLAGKTPAEAAKAVGVARQTAYTWKARLNEGGIDALRTMNVGRAAQLDACQLEGLRVALLQGALAHGFGTELWTLKRVRMLIERLYGVTFSEVHVWRLLGALGFSPQKPERRAIERDEDAVQRFKRKTWPAPKKKCAAERRLIVFIDESGLSERPTRVRTWAPKGCTPVIQFHFNWKHVSVIAGLTRTNFVFRLHDGAIKSAQIIEFLKALRAQLKRKLLIVWDGAPQHKSRVVREYLDSTRGAVQMALLPSYSPDLNPVEYLWAWLKRHALANFCPDTLAELKHTARRKLKSGQKRPSIIAACWKQAELW; encoded by the exons ATGACCAAGATGGACGAAGCGACGCGCAAACGGGTACGTGCCGGACGCTTGATGCTTGCGGGCAAGACGCCGGCCGAAGCGGCGAAGGCGGTGGGTGTGGCACGGCAAACCGCGTACACCTGGAAAGCCCGGCTCAACGAAGGTGGCATTGACGCATTGCGGACAATGAACGTAGGTCGTGCAGCCCAACTGGATGCGTGCCAGCTCGAAGGCTTGCGCGTGGCACTGCTGCAAGGTGCGCTGGCGCACGGCTTCGGCACCGAGCTGTGGACCCTCAAGCGCGTGCGCATGCTCATCGAACGACTGTATGGCGTCACCTTCAGCGAGGTGCATGTCTGGCGGCTGCTGGGTGCGTTGGGCTTCAGCCCGCAAAAGCCTGAGCGCCGGGCCATCGAACGCGACGAAGACGCGGTACAGCGCTTCAAGCGCAAGACTTGGCCCGCGC CTAAAAAAAAGTGTGCCGCCGAGCGACGGCTAATCGTCTTCATTGACGAGTCGGGCCTGTCGGAGCGGCCCACGCGCGTGCGCACCTGGGCGCCCAAGGGCTGCACGCCGGTCATCCAGTTCCACTTCAACTGGAAGCACGTCTCGGTCATCGCCGGCCTCACGCGCACGAACTTCGTGTTTCGACTGCACGACGGCGCGATCAAGAGTGCGCAGATCATCGAGTTCCTCAAGGCGCTGCGTGCGCAGCTCAAGCGCAAGTTGCTGATCGTGTGGGACGGCGCGCCACAGCACAAGAGCCGCGTTGTGCGCGAGTACCTCGACAGTACGCGAGGCGCCGTACAGATGGCGCTGCTGCCCAGCTATTCCCCAGACCTCAACCCGGTCGAATACCTGTGGGCCTGGCTCAAGCGGCACGCGTTGGCCAACTTCTGTCCCGATACCCTCGCCGAACTCAAACACACCGCCCGCCGCAAGCTCAAGAGCGGCCAGAAACGCCCATCGATCATCGCCGCGTGCTGGAAGCAGGCTGAGTTGTGGTGA
- a CDS encoding IS4 family transposase: protein MALNKIHWTEVEFAHLDLGDTRLNKRARILMQRLAAKPTAGVPQACRGWGETMAAYRFFNNEEVDWRDILAPHWQQTEQRMAAHPVVLCLQDTTELDFNGRGAAGLGALSYEAQRGMYLHPTYAVTPQREPLGVLDAWMWARQPKDAQGKRGDQKESLRWIEGYERVADLAASLPGTRLVYVADREADMMALMQRAQELGTPADWLIRAAHDRALPEGVKLWAATTEGEALGEIAFTMGSRHGVRAREVRQHVWLRRVELPADRGQRVTATCLVAREFGAPAGTKPIEWRLLTNRAATTLQEAIELIDWYRARWEIEMLFNVLKNGCRVEALQLGAIERLERALALYLVVAWRIVHLMRMGRTCPDLDAELFFDPDEIRGAYLLSRARQPARPKLNEVLRLIASLGGFLGRKGDGEPGAKAIWLGLKDVHVAAKTLQALRAVGDSASCV, encoded by the coding sequence TTGGCCCTGAACAAGATCCACTGGACGGAAGTCGAATTCGCCCACCTCGACCTTGGCGACACGCGCCTGAACAAGCGAGCGAGGATATTGATGCAACGATTGGCAGCCAAGCCGACGGCCGGTGTGCCGCAAGCCTGCCGGGGCTGGGGCGAAACGATGGCGGCATACCGCTTCTTCAACAACGAAGAGGTCGATTGGCGCGACATCCTTGCCCCACACTGGCAGCAGACCGAGCAGCGCATGGCCGCCCACCCGGTGGTGCTGTGCCTGCAGGACACCACGGAACTGGATTTCAACGGGCGCGGCGCGGCCGGGCTCGGAGCCTTGTCCTACGAGGCGCAGCGCGGCATGTATCTGCACCCGACCTACGCGGTGACGCCGCAGCGTGAGCCGCTGGGCGTGCTCGATGCGTGGATGTGGGCGCGCCAGCCCAAGGATGCACAAGGCAAGCGCGGCGACCAGAAGGAGAGTCTGCGCTGGATCGAGGGCTACGAGCGCGTGGCCGATCTGGCAGCGAGTCTGCCCGGCACGCGGCTGGTGTACGTGGCCGACCGGGAAGCGGACATGATGGCGCTGATGCAGCGCGCGCAGGAACTGGGCACGCCGGCGGACTGGCTGATCCGCGCCGCCCACGACCGCGCGCTGCCCGAAGGCGTCAAGCTGTGGGCGGCCACGACCGAGGGCGAGGCGCTGGGCGAGATCGCCTTCACGATGGGCTCGCGCCATGGCGTGCGCGCACGCGAAGTGCGTCAGCACGTGTGGCTCAGGCGCGTCGAGTTGCCGGCCGATCGAGGCCAGCGTGTCACGGCTACGTGCCTGGTGGCGCGCGAGTTCGGCGCGCCGGCCGGCACCAAGCCGATCGAGTGGCGCCTGCTGACCAACCGCGCGGCCACGACGTTGCAGGAGGCGATCGAGTTGATCGACTGGTATCGGGCGCGCTGGGAAATCGAGATGCTGTTCAACGTGCTCAAGAACGGTTGCCGGGTGGAGGCACTGCAACTGGGGGCGATCGAGCGGCTGGAGCGGGCGCTGGCGCTGTATCTGGTGGTGGCTTGGCGCATCGTCCATCTGATGCGCATGGGGCGCACCTGCCCGGATCTGGATGCCGAATTGTTCTTCGACCCTGACGAGATTCGCGGCGCCTATCTGCTGAGCCGCGCCAGGCAGCCGGCCCGGCCCAAGCTGAATGAAGTGCTGCGCCTGATCGCCAGTCTGGGCGGCTTCCTCGGCCGCAAGGGCGATGGCGAGCCCGGCGCCAAAGCCATCTGGCTCGGACTCAAGGACGTTCATGTCGCGGCCAAAACCCTGCAAGCGCTACGCGCGGTGGGCGACTCCGCTAGTTGTGTATAA
- a CDS encoding TetR/AcrR family transcriptional regulator → MARPGAGDTKNRILEATELLFIEFGYEAMSLRQITARAKVNLAAVNYHFGSKEALMQSVLGRRLDPLNTRRLALLTACEARWPQRLSCEHVLGALFVPALQMARTPDTGGPAFLRLMGRVYSDPSPFVQNYLLGHYAPVFDRFFEAFSRTLPGLPRAELGWRLHFALKALADVLAGDDLNNLLPLFTQGKPMNDATLLARLTALVVATLNAPLPGDEVGALDQVVELAEVQQPASPTPAGDDSTGNGDGGAGRGTERAGNPPQAAPFSGDPFGRTLAPRAADDAGAARNDDSDNADGSSTPPQATPSTRTRALAIRRSTAARAIFPANPMRPWRSPGA, encoded by the coding sequence ATGGCCCGTCCTGGCGCAGGAGACACCAAGAACCGCATTCTGGAAGCCACCGAACTGCTGTTCATCGAGTTCGGCTACGAGGCGATGTCGTTGCGGCAGATCACGGCGCGCGCCAAGGTCAACCTGGCCGCCGTCAACTATCACTTCGGTAGCAAGGAAGCACTGATGCAGTCGGTGCTCGGCCGCCGACTCGACCCGCTCAACACGCGCCGGCTGGCGCTGCTGACCGCGTGCGAGGCGCGCTGGCCGCAGCGGCTGAGCTGCGAGCATGTGCTGGGTGCGCTATTCGTGCCCGCGCTGCAGATGGCGCGCACCCCCGACACCGGCGGCCCCGCCTTCCTGCGGCTGATGGGCCGCGTGTATTCCGATCCGTCGCCGTTCGTGCAGAACTATCTGCTCGGCCATTACGCGCCCGTGTTCGATCGCTTCTTCGAAGCGTTCTCGCGCACGCTGCCGGGCCTGCCCCGCGCCGAGCTCGGCTGGCGGCTGCATTTCGCGCTCAAGGCGCTGGCCGACGTGTTGGCGGGCGATGACCTCAACAACCTGCTGCCGCTGTTCACCCAGGGCAAGCCGATGAACGATGCGACCCTGCTGGCGCGCCTGACCGCGCTGGTGGTGGCGACGCTCAACGCGCCGCTGCCGGGCGACGAGGTGGGCGCGCTGGACCAGGTGGTGGAACTGGCCGAGGTCCAGCAACCCGCCTCCCCGACGCCGGCGGGCGACGATTCCACCGGCAACGGGGACGGCGGCGCGGGCCGGGGCACCGAGCGCGCCGGCAACCCGCCGCAGGCCGCGCCCTTCTCCGGCGACCCGTTCGGCCGGACCTTGGCACCGCGCGCCGCCGACGACGCCGGGGCCGCACGCAACGACGACAGCGACAACGCGGATGGCAGCAGCACCCCGCCGCAGGCCACACCCTCCACACGGACCCGCGCCCTGGCGATCCGCCGCAGCACCGCGGCCCGCGCCATCTTCCCGGCCAATCCGATGCGGCCCTGGCGCAGCCCCGGCGCCTGA